A window of Haliscomenobacter hydrossis DSM 1100 contains these coding sequences:
- the gmd gene encoding GDP-mannose 4,6-dehydratase: protein MSKKRALLTGVTGQDGAYLSELLLEKGYEVHGIKRRSSLFNTTRIDHLYQDPHERNLPFFLHYGDLTDSTNLIRIVQEVQPDEIYNLGAQSHVQVSFESPEYTANADGIGALRLLEAIRFLGLEKKTKYYQASTSELYGLVQEVPQTERTPFYPRSPYGVAKLYAYWITVNYREAYNIYACNGILFNHESPLRGETFVTRKITRAVAKIGLGLQDKLFLGNLAARRDWGHAKDYVEAMWLMLQQDRAEDYVVSTGVETSVRDFVRLAFQEIGVEIEFQGEGRKEVGIVVRADDPDFPLLPGREVVAIDPRYFRPAEVDLLIGDNTKAREKLGWKPTYDLNGLVQEMVAADLDLFRQNRVLKEAGFLVKNEFE from the coding sequence ATGTCCAAAAAACGAGCCTTACTTACTGGTGTCACAGGTCAGGATGGAGCTTATCTCAGTGAATTGTTACTGGAGAAGGGGTATGAGGTACACGGCATCAAACGCCGCTCCTCCCTGTTCAATACCACGCGTATCGACCATCTTTATCAAGACCCTCATGAGCGAAATTTACCTTTTTTTCTCCACTATGGCGATTTGACCGATTCGACCAATTTGATTCGTATCGTACAGGAGGTTCAACCTGACGAAATCTACAATCTCGGCGCACAATCACACGTACAAGTTAGTTTTGAGTCACCAGAATATACGGCCAATGCCGATGGAATTGGTGCACTCCGCTTGTTGGAAGCCATCCGTTTTTTGGGTTTGGAGAAAAAAACAAAATATTATCAAGCGTCTACCTCCGAACTTTATGGATTGGTGCAAGAAGTGCCCCAAACCGAACGTACCCCCTTTTATCCGCGATCTCCTTACGGCGTAGCCAAACTTTACGCCTACTGGATAACCGTCAACTACCGGGAAGCGTACAACATTTATGCCTGCAACGGCATCTTGTTCAATCACGAAAGCCCACTGCGTGGTGAAACTTTTGTTACCCGCAAAATTACCCGTGCCGTTGCCAAAATTGGTTTGGGGTTGCAAGACAAGCTCTTCCTCGGCAACCTCGCTGCCCGTCGCGACTGGGGACATGCCAAAGATTACGTAGAAGCCATGTGGTTAATGCTACAACAAGACCGTGCCGAGGATTATGTCGTATCCACCGGAGTGGAAACCAGCGTGCGCGATTTTGTACGTTTGGCGTTTCAGGAAATCGGTGTAGAAATCGAGTTCCAGGGGGAAGGCCGTAAAGAAGTAGGCATCGTTGTGCGTGCTGATGATCCAGATTTTCCGCTGTTGCCCGGGCGTGAGGTTGTGGCCATTGATCCCCGCTACTTCCGGCCAGCCGAAGTTGATCTGCTCATTGGAGACAACACCAAAGCCCGGGAAAAACTGGGCTGGAAACCTACTTACGACCTGAACGGGCTGGTACAGGAGATGGTGGCCGCAGATTTGGACTTGTTCCGCCAAAATCGTGTACTCAAGGAAGCAGGCTTTTTGGTAAAAAATGAATTTGAATAA
- a CDS encoding GDP-L-fucose synthase family protein: MEQSSKIYIAGHRGMVGSAIVRCLKKAGYQHLLTRTSKELDLRNPEAVKTFFELERPEYLFLAAAKVGGIVANNTYRGEFLYENLMIQNNVIHAAKEHGMKKLLFLGSSCIYPKLAPQPLKEEYLLSGFLEPTNEPYAIAKIAGIKLCEAYRDQYGCNFISAMPTNLYGPNDNYDLHTSHVLPALIRKFHEAKINGDSTVEIWGTGKPLREFLHVDDLAEACLFLMLNYNEASHINIGTGEDLSILELAELVRDIVGFIGEIRLNTTKPDGTPRKLLDVSKIHNLGWKHRIGLQEGIERTYHQEQVHFAASLV; encoded by the coding sequence ATGGAACAGTCCAGTAAAATATACATTGCCGGCCACCGGGGAATGGTGGGATCGGCCATTGTGCGATGCCTGAAAAAGGCCGGATACCAGCATCTGCTTACCCGTACTTCCAAAGAGCTCGATCTACGCAATCCAGAGGCAGTCAAAACCTTTTTTGAACTGGAGCGACCAGAATACCTCTTTTTGGCAGCGGCCAAGGTGGGCGGTATTGTGGCCAATAATACCTATCGGGGCGAGTTTTTGTACGAAAACCTGATGATCCAGAACAACGTCATTCACGCCGCCAAGGAACACGGAATGAAAAAATTGTTGTTCCTGGGGTCGTCCTGCATTTATCCCAAGTTGGCCCCGCAACCACTCAAAGAAGAATACCTCCTTTCCGGGTTTTTGGAACCGACCAATGAGCCGTATGCCATCGCTAAAATAGCCGGCATTAAACTGTGTGAGGCATACCGGGATCAATATGGCTGCAATTTTATTTCGGCCATGCCCACGAACCTTTACGGACCCAATGACAATTATGACCTGCATACCAGCCATGTATTGCCAGCCCTGATCCGGAAATTTCATGAGGCCAAAATCAATGGAGATTCCACCGTTGAAATTTGGGGAACGGGAAAACCTCTGCGTGAGTTTTTGCACGTCGACGATCTGGCCGAAGCCTGCCTTTTCCTGATGTTGAACTACAACGAAGCCAGCCACATCAATATCGGTACGGGTGAAGATTTGAGCATCTTGGAATTGGCTGAACTGGTCAGGGATATTGTTGGCTTTATCGGTGAAATTCGGCTCAATACGACGAAGCCCGATGGTACACCCCGCAAATTGCTCGATGTGTCTAAAATCCATAACCTGGGCTGGAAACACCGCATCGGTTTGCAAGAAGGGATCGAAAGAACGTATCATCAGGAGCAGGTTCATTTTGCTGCTAGCTTGGTGTGA
- a CDS encoding FkbM family methyltransferase has translation MKIISTNHIDVVFDVGANIGQYARKMRAYGYNKKIISFEPLHSAFEQLKIVAAKDNNWILNNYALGDEDVKSVINISDNSYSSSILNILPTHLDSAPQSKYIAKEEIEIKKIDTIFDSFCNNGDNVMVKIDTQGYEKNVIDGATASLDKIKVIQLEMSILPLYENEMLYMDMINYLDKQGFQLFSLENGFSDENTGQLLQVDGIFVQKRRHA, from the coding sequence ATGAAGATAATCAGCACCAATCATATTGATGTTGTATTTGATGTAGGCGCGAACATCGGGCAGTATGCGCGCAAAATGCGTGCGTATGGATACAACAAAAAAATCATATCCTTCGAACCGCTACATAGTGCTTTTGAACAGTTGAAAATTGTGGCTGCAAAGGACAACAATTGGATACTCAACAATTACGCCCTGGGTGATGAAGACGTGAAAAGCGTCATCAATATTTCGGACAACTCCTACAGCAGCTCTATTTTGAACATCCTTCCAACCCACCTGGACAGTGCTCCTCAATCTAAATACATTGCCAAAGAAGAAATTGAAATCAAAAAAATTGATACAATTTTCGATTCTTTTTGCAACAACGGAGATAACGTGATGGTCAAAATTGATACCCAGGGATATGAGAAAAATGTGATCGATGGCGCAACAGCATCCCTCGACAAAATCAAAGTCATTCAACTTGAAATGTCGATTCTACCATTGTACGAAAATGAAATGTTGTACATGGATATGATCAATTACCTGGATAAGCAAGGGTTTCAATTGTTTTCATTGGAGAATGGATTTTCAGATGAAAATACCGGTCAATTGTTGCAGGTGGATGGAATTTTTGTACAAAAAAGACGGCATGCATGA
- the rlmF gene encoding 23S rRNA (adenine(1618)-N(6))-methyltransferase RlmF: protein MPKINKGQTNHKPKDRSKEKKKEHPTEKAQLHPRNRHRARYNFKLLITSCPELADFVKPNVHGDESIDFADPVAVKLLNKALLKQYYSIENWDIPEGYLCPPIPGRADYIHHIAELLGSYNFGKIPQGQHIRCLDIGVGANCVYPIIGTNEYGWSFVGTEIDAQAIESANLIIAANPFLQDKVTCRLQTKPADIFKGIIQAEEYFDLSICNPPFHASAEAADAATLRKLSNLQQQKVTEVTKNFGGQNMELWCEGGEEAFVREMVRQSRQFATSCFWFSSLISKQTHLKKVYEALTKAGATEVKTIPMGQGNKTSRIVAWSFLSKEQQAAWRDLRWNSKPVKEEVAKEDW, encoded by the coding sequence ATGCCAAAGATCAATAAGGGGCAAACCAATCACAAGCCAAAAGACCGCTCCAAAGAAAAGAAAAAAGAACACCCCACCGAAAAAGCGCAATTGCACCCCCGCAATCGGCATCGTGCGCGTTACAATTTTAAATTGCTGATAACCAGTTGCCCAGAATTGGCTGATTTTGTAAAACCGAATGTACACGGGGATGAATCCATTGATTTTGCCGACCCTGTGGCGGTGAAACTGTTGAACAAAGCACTGCTGAAGCAGTATTACAGCATCGAAAACTGGGACATTCCCGAGGGGTATTTGTGCCCACCTATTCCCGGACGGGCCGATTACATCCACCACATTGCGGAACTGCTGGGATCCTACAATTTTGGAAAAATTCCGCAGGGACAACACATCCGTTGCCTGGATATTGGCGTGGGTGCCAATTGTGTATACCCCATCATTGGCACCAACGAGTACGGCTGGTCTTTTGTAGGCACAGAAATTGACGCGCAAGCCATTGAGTCAGCCAATCTCATCATTGCGGCCAATCCTTTTTTGCAGGACAAAGTAACCTGCCGTTTACAAACCAAGCCTGCGGACATCTTCAAGGGCATCATTCAAGCGGAGGAATACTTCGACCTGTCCATTTGTAATCCACCTTTCCATGCCTCGGCAGAGGCTGCGGATGCTGCAACCCTGCGCAAACTGAGCAATTTACAGCAGCAAAAGGTCACAGAAGTCACCAAGAATTTTGGTGGACAAAACATGGAACTCTGGTGTGAAGGCGGAGAGGAAGCCTTTGTGCGTGAAATGGTGCGCCAAAGCCGGCAGTTTGCTACTTCCTGTTTTTGGTTTTCCAGTTTGATTTCCAAACAAACCCACCTCAAAAAAGTCTACGAAGCGCTCACCAAAGCCGGTGCTACCGAAGTCAAAACCATTCCCATGGGTCAAGGCAACAAGACCAGCCGAATCGTAGCCTGGAGCTTTTTGAGCAAAGAACAACAAGCCGCCTGGCGGGACTTGCGCTGGAATTCAAAACCCGTTAAAGAGGAGGTGGCAAAAGAGGATTGGTAG
- a CDS encoding cupin domain-containing protein, which yields MAVQNKIISNPQTGQEIRFLQTSKDTNGQFLEMETTYRAHSNEPVPHYHPFQREDFRVLAGELSVRIAGQLKVLQAGDTLHIPANTVHSMWNNSDNQTVVHWKVQPAMNTEHLLEMGIGLARDGKTKANGMPNILQIALMANKYAREYRLIKPPFFVQKVVFLLLTPFAYLLGYRPTYSKYLD from the coding sequence ATGGCCGTTCAAAACAAAATCATTTCCAATCCCCAAACCGGGCAAGAAATCAGGTTTTTGCAAACCAGCAAAGATACCAATGGTCAGTTTTTAGAAATGGAAACGACTTACCGGGCTCACTCCAATGAACCGGTTCCGCATTATCATCCTTTTCAACGTGAAGATTTCCGGGTTTTAGCCGGTGAGTTGAGCGTTCGTATTGCCGGACAGCTCAAAGTGCTACAGGCAGGAGACACTTTGCACATTCCTGCTAATACCGTTCATTCCATGTGGAACAACTCGGACAACCAAACGGTGGTGCATTGGAAAGTACAACCCGCCATGAATACCGAACACCTGCTGGAAATGGGCATCGGCTTGGCCAGAGATGGGAAAACCAAGGCCAACGGAATGCCCAATATCCTGCAAATAGCTTTGATGGCTAACAAATACGCCAGGGAGTACCGACTGATCAAGCCGCCATTTTTCGTGCAAAAAGTGGTCTTTTTGCTGCTTACCCCCTTTGCCTATCTTTTGGGTTATCGGCCTACTTATTCAAAATACCTGGATTGA
- a CDS encoding vWA domain-containing protein, whose translation MSAIQSTFLAENRYWLSNSPKQNFYLYLELQGSEAPASADRVPLNLSLVIDRSGSMAGDKIAYAKKAAQFIVDNLSPEDRVSIVQYDDIVEVLSPSAPVLNKQELRQRIALMEARNMTNLSGGMLAGYEQVERTKQARFVNRVLLLSDGLANHGITDPTVLQQMVQEKFRNAGIAVSTFGVGADFNELLMTSLSEYGGANYYFIESPDKIPGIFAEELRGLLAVVAQGVKMEIQLPSSDFRCEKVYGFPAEITKDKVVINFNDLFSLEKKAVLLKMTSLRPIEHNFAFGLQLKYDNALGNYAQIEENQELEVLVTSDPELVQANTQNIVLEQTTFFVANELYEEVIRLAEVGNREGAKRLIQQIKDFMEQHFQILPPTEELKKQYEEILRYEQQMKNFDEMSHYDVAMAMKAGRSQSYNMRHKKR comes from the coding sequence ATGAGCGCAATCCAGTCTACCTTCCTTGCTGAAAACCGGTATTGGTTATCCAATTCTCCCAAACAGAACTTTTATCTGTACCTGGAACTACAGGGCAGTGAAGCACCCGCCTCAGCAGACCGCGTGCCACTGAACCTATCGCTGGTGATCGACCGCAGCGGCTCTATGGCGGGCGACAAAATCGCTTACGCCAAAAAAGCTGCACAGTTCATCGTAGACAACCTCAGTCCGGAAGATCGGGTATCCATCGTGCAATACGACGACATCGTTGAAGTGCTCAGTCCCTCTGCTCCGGTGCTAAACAAACAGGAACTGCGGCAGCGCATCGCGTTGATGGAAGCACGGAATATGACCAACCTCAGCGGTGGAATGCTGGCGGGATATGAACAAGTCGAGCGCACCAAACAGGCACGTTTCGTCAATCGGGTGCTTTTGCTTTCGGACGGACTGGCCAACCATGGCATTACCGATCCGACAGTGTTGCAACAGATGGTACAGGAAAAATTCCGCAACGCAGGCATCGCCGTTTCTACCTTCGGCGTTGGTGCCGATTTTAATGAATTGCTGATGACCAGCCTTTCTGAATACGGCGGCGCCAATTATTATTTCATCGAAAGCCCCGATAAAATTCCCGGCATTTTTGCTGAAGAACTGCGTGGCTTATTGGCCGTGGTGGCACAGGGTGTCAAAATGGAGATTCAATTACCGAGCAGTGATTTTCGTTGCGAAAAAGTATACGGTTTCCCCGCTGAAATCACTAAGGATAAGGTTGTAATCAACTTCAACGACCTGTTCAGTTTGGAAAAAAAGGCGGTTTTGCTAAAAATGACGTCTTTGCGTCCAATTGAGCACAACTTCGCGTTTGGACTCCAGCTGAAATACGACAACGCCTTGGGCAATTACGCCCAAATCGAAGAAAACCAGGAACTGGAGGTATTGGTCACCAGCGACCCTGAACTTGTTCAGGCAAATACCCAGAATATTGTTTTGGAACAAACCACCTTCTTTGTGGCCAATGAGCTGTACGAAGAGGTCATCCGTCTTGCCGAAGTGGGCAACCGCGAAGGAGCCAAACGTTTGATCCAACAGATCAAAGACTTTATGGAGCAACATTTTCAAATCCTGCCTCCTACCGAAGAACTCAAAAAGCAGTACGAAGAAATCCTTCGTTATGAACAGCAGATGAAGAATTTTGATGAAATGTCGCACTACGATGTGGCGATGGCGATGAAAGCAGGCCGCTCGCAATCCTACAATATGCGGCACAAAAAGAGATAA
- a CDS encoding exo-beta-N-acetylmuramidase NamZ domain-containing protein yields the protein MKLLLVPTLLLCLFSLFRSENSKPLSEDSPIVTGAEQIDAYLPYLQGKKVGMLVNQTSIIGNKLSVDSLQSLGVAIKLIFGPEHGFRNNASNGDKVADEIDPKTGIPIVSLYGKKNRPTPEEMAQIDVLIFDIQDVGCRFYTYINTLRDAMQSCAEAGKELIILDRPNPNGFVDGPILDMKLESGIGRFPIPITHGMTIGEFAQMINGEGWIANKQQCKLKIITLKNYTHDMDYILPVAPSPNLNTQQSILLYPSLCLFEGTIVSQGRGTYMPFTVLGSPALKGKYDFTFTPKGIQGMSENPLHKDEVCYGLDLREYDLKAYRKKGHINIRWMMDLYKAYPVKNKFFDRSQSKQMGDIDKLAGTKLFKEQIMAGKKEKEIRKSWEPGLSNYKEMRKKYLLYP from the coding sequence ATGAAGCTCTTACTGGTACCCACTCTGCTCCTCTGCCTATTTTCACTCTTCCGTTCAGAAAACTCCAAACCCCTTTCGGAAGACTCCCCCATCGTCACCGGTGCCGAACAAATCGACGCCTACCTCCCCTATTTGCAGGGCAAAAAAGTAGGCATGCTGGTGAATCAAACCTCCATCATCGGCAACAAGTTAAGTGTAGACAGCTTGCAGTCGCTGGGGGTTGCAATCAAACTCATCTTTGGTCCAGAGCACGGATTCCGCAACAACGCCAGCAATGGCGACAAGGTAGCCGATGAGATCGACCCCAAAACGGGTATCCCGATTGTTTCCCTCTATGGCAAAAAAAACAGACCCACTCCCGAAGAAATGGCGCAAATCGACGTGCTGATATTTGACATTCAGGACGTGGGTTGCCGTTTTTACACCTACATCAATACCCTGCGCGACGCGATGCAGTCCTGCGCAGAAGCGGGCAAGGAGCTGATCATTCTGGATCGCCCCAACCCCAATGGGTTTGTCGACGGTCCCATTTTGGACATGAAACTGGAATCAGGCATCGGCAGGTTTCCCATCCCGATCACCCACGGGATGACCATCGGTGAATTTGCCCAAATGATCAACGGGGAAGGCTGGATTGCCAACAAGCAGCAATGCAAACTGAAGATCATCACCCTCAAGAACTACACCCACGACATGGACTACATCCTCCCAGTAGCGCCCTCGCCTAACCTGAATACCCAACAATCGATTTTGCTGTATCCATCGCTGTGTTTGTTCGAAGGCACGATTGTCAGTCAGGGACGGGGCACCTACATGCCCTTTACGGTGCTGGGTAGCCCGGCGTTGAAGGGGAAATACGATTTTACCTTTACCCCCAAAGGAATTCAGGGCATGTCGGAAAATCCATTGCACAAGGATGAGGTTTGTTACGGCTTGGATTTAAGGGAATACGACCTGAAGGCTTACCGCAAAAAAGGACACATCAACATCCGTTGGATGATGGATTTGTATAAAGCCTATCCCGTCAAAAACAAGTTTTTTGACCGCAGCCAAAGCAAACAAATGGGAGATATTGACAAACTGGCGGGCACCAAATTGTTCAAGGAACAAATTATGGCGGGCAAAAAAGAGAAGGAAATCCGCAAGAGCTGGGAGCCAGGGTTGTCGAATTACAAGGAGATGCGGAAGAAATATCTTTTGTATCCATAA
- a CDS encoding type II toxin-antitoxin system antitoxin SocA domain-containing protein: MKLHIYDSQLKVRKEAFDVKYHVYKCEDTGEEFETPALVEINLQQAMDQYRSKYNLPFPEEIRSIREQYGISAAKMSEVLRFGINQYKQYENGELPSESNASLIFLAAHPKSFSQLVELSGLSREEKDKLQKKIEALCEQNPHQQEHEWTTHLFMGSNRPDVERGFRKPSLLHFYAMISFFALHLSPFKTQMNKLLFYADFHHFRKHGRSISGAKYRAIEMGPVPNNFDAIFQFAENEGFVILDHHEFPNGAIGTKFFPNPAAKIEDYLTELELESLKEVLERFRNVKSQDIIQLSHEENAWVNNAGTRSIISYLDAYCLKGM; the protein is encoded by the coding sequence ATGAAACTTCACATTTACGATAGCCAGTTAAAGGTTCGTAAAGAAGCCTTTGATGTAAAATACCACGTGTACAAATGTGAGGATACCGGAGAAGAATTTGAAACCCCGGCATTGGTAGAAATCAACTTGCAGCAAGCGATGGATCAGTATCGCAGCAAGTACAACCTACCGTTCCCGGAGGAAATTCGGAGCATCAGAGAGCAATATGGGATTTCGGCAGCAAAAATGTCCGAGGTACTGCGATTTGGAATCAACCAGTACAAGCAGTATGAAAATGGGGAATTACCCAGTGAATCGAACGCAAGCTTGATTTTTCTGGCAGCACACCCCAAAAGCTTTAGCCAATTGGTTGAACTAAGCGGTTTGAGTCGGGAGGAAAAAGACAAATTGCAAAAAAAGATAGAAGCTTTATGTGAGCAAAATCCACATCAACAGGAGCATGAATGGACGACTCACTTGTTCATGGGGTCAAATCGGCCAGATGTGGAGCGAGGATTTAGAAAGCCTAGTCTCCTTCATTTTTACGCAATGATTTCATTTTTTGCGCTGCACTTAAGTCCGTTTAAGACCCAAATGAACAAGCTTCTTTTTTACGCCGATTTTCACCATTTCCGCAAGCATGGTCGCTCCATCAGTGGCGCAAAATATCGGGCGATTGAAATGGGCCCCGTTCCCAATAACTTTGATGCCATCTTTCAATTTGCCGAAAACGAAGGCTTTGTCATCCTGGATCATCATGAGTTCCCCAACGGTGCCATTGGCACCAAGTTTTTTCCCAATCCGGCTGCAAAGATTGAAGATTATTTAACGGAGTTGGAATTGGAAAGTTTGAAAGAAGTACTGGAGCGCTTCAGGAATGTAAAAAGTCAGGACATCATTCAGCTCAGCCATGAAGAAAATGCGTGGGTCAATAACGCGGGAACTAGGTCGATCATTAGTTATCTGGATGCTTATTGTTTGAAGGGGATGTAA
- a CDS encoding DUF433 domain-containing protein has translation MSTAALSIDNRIVTDQGILGGQPHIAQRRIRVKDIVQWYDLLKMDADEIAAAYDLELADIFAALAYYYHYRVALQEVWEKEELLVEELRKDMPSKIKRVVDGAN, from the coding sequence ATGTCAACTGCCGCATTATCCATTGACAACAGAATAGTCACTGACCAAGGCATCCTGGGTGGGCAACCTCATATTGCCCAGCGGCGCATTCGAGTGAAGGACATCGTCCAATGGTATGATCTCTTAAAAATGGATGCGGATGAGATCGCCGCAGCTTACGATCTGGAGCTGGCCGATATTTTTGCAGCACTGGCGTATTATTACCACTATCGGGTGGCGCTTCAGGAAGTTTGGGAAAAGGAAGAGTTGTTGGTTGAGGAATTGCGTAAGGATATGCCTTCGAAAATTAAGCGGGTAGTGGATGGAGCGAATTAG
- a CDS encoding low molecular weight phosphatase family protein → MLGKILFVCIGNTCRSVLAEHIFRNKHEYELVVVESAGSCANQENVSAYVIEILKDKYIIDVSKQKPVSVTKKKLKDFFLIICLDKMAFDSLNVENNVKNKLVFWDIEDPWGKDLEDYMKTFSILEDKISQLNPSLKHLTDHVTKITP, encoded by the coding sequence ATGCTTGGTAAAATATTATTTGTCTGCATTGGCAACACTTGTAGGAGTGTACTTGCTGAGCATATATTTAGGAATAAGCATGAATATGAATTAGTTGTAGTAGAAAGTGCAGGAAGTTGTGCCAACCAAGAAAATGTGAGCGCTTATGTAATTGAAATACTTAAAGATAAATATATTATAGATGTTAGTAAACAAAAGCCAGTAAGCGTTACGAAAAAAAAATTAAAAGATTTTTTCCTAATAATTTGTTTGGACAAAATGGCATTCGACTCCCTAAATGTAGAGAATAATGTGAAAAATAAGTTGGTTTTTTGGGATATTGAAGACCCGTGGGGGAAAGATTTGGAAGATTACATGAAAACATTTTCAATTTTGGAAGATAAAATTAGCCAATTAAACCCATCACTAAAACATCTGACTGACCATGTCACCAAAATCACACCATAA
- a CDS encoding IS3 family transposase, producing MKELRELKNRASLKDLCSLFGHSRQAYYEWGNREQEDALEQAIIIDLVRHIRQDIPRIGSRALHFMLQQQWEKQGIKCGRDRLIEILRQAEMLIYPKRKYTQTTNSRHHFYKYPNLIKELEINRPEQLWVSDLTYIRVQEEWNYVIFITDAYSHKMMGFRVDDNMKTDMCVQALDMALAARTKREQPLIHHSDRGVQYCSKGYVQGLLNQPNIQISMTQNGDPLENALAERVNGIFKNTYNMDQRFESLIEAQEAIAKMVYSYNNVRPHSSCDMMTPNEAHQGTGALKRRWKTYYKKASVMAEELGSEPSS from the coding sequence GTGAAAGAACTACGCGAATTGAAAAATCGGGCGAGTTTAAAAGACTTGTGTTCATTGTTTGGCCATAGTCGCCAAGCCTACTATGAATGGGGAAATCGGGAACAAGAAGACGCTCTGGAGCAGGCTATTATTATTGATTTGGTGCGCCATATTCGGCAGGACATCCCTCGAATTGGGTCACGTGCCTTGCACTTTATGCTGCAACAGCAATGGGAAAAACAAGGGATTAAATGCGGACGAGATCGACTTATTGAAATCCTTCGGCAAGCCGAAATGTTGATTTATCCCAAGCGCAAATACACTCAAACGACCAATAGTCGGCATCATTTTTACAAATACCCTAACTTGATTAAAGAACTGGAAATCAATAGACCAGAGCAGTTGTGGGTCAGTGATTTAACCTATATTCGGGTACAAGAGGAGTGGAATTATGTCATCTTTATCACCGACGCCTACTCGCACAAAATGATGGGTTTTAGGGTTGATGACAACATGAAAACAGACATGTGTGTCCAAGCCTTGGACATGGCTTTAGCCGCTCGAACTAAGCGGGAGCAGCCTTTGATTCATCACTCGGATCGAGGGGTTCAGTATTGTTCCAAAGGCTATGTCCAAGGGCTCCTGAATCAACCCAACATTCAGATCAGTATGACCCAAAATGGTGACCCCTTGGAAAATGCGCTGGCCGAAAGGGTCAACGGTATTTTCAAGAACACCTACAATATGGATCAACGGTTTGAATCTCTGATCGAGGCCCAAGAAGCAATCGCCAAAATGGTGTACTCCTACAATAATGTTCGGCCTCATAGCTCTTGTGATATGATGACTCCCAATGAGGCCCATCAAGGTACAGGAGCGCTCAAGCGCAGATGGAAGACTTACTACAAAAAAGCCTCGGTAATGGCCGAAGAATTGGGGAGTGAGCCGAGTAGCTAA